The following proteins come from a genomic window of Paenibacillus spongiae:
- a CDS encoding ABC transporter substrate-binding protein codes for MFRKALVHGLLAAAVLLSPVATGKWGAPSASAAGSSIKVTLDGKELSLDTQPRIVHNRTMVPYSGIVKALGGKASWDANTKTITANRDSVNVKLTVGSTTAYINGVRTEMDAAPVFVNGKTFVPLRLISEAFGNWVSYNKNTSTVQLSSTLTVKTSTGSFTLKKKPSRIVTLSSSDTEIIYALGGKVVGRPTAIGKVIPAAASSVPEVGSSHGVLFEKLATLKPDLVIASPSLKSQQATIERLGAQVMFNSHNSYDEIQNSIRLYGRVLGQESKAEQLIKGMDNKLKSLSKPKDKPKALIVYGSPGSFVVALPTSYPGNFLELAGGKNIASSFPKMDTMPQYAELSMERIVAANPDIILLITHGDADEVKASFKKQFEGNAAWKSLGAVKNEQFEVLPSDLFAANPGLRAPQAIETMNKLLLQVK; via the coding sequence ATGTTTCGTAAAGCTTTGGTTCATGGTTTGTTGGCTGCAGCGGTGCTGCTGTCGCCGGTTGCGACTGGGAAGTGGGGGGCTCCTTCAGCATCTGCGGCAGGAAGCTCGATCAAGGTCACATTGGATGGGAAGGAGCTTTCGCTGGACACGCAGCCGCGAATCGTCCATAACCGGACAATGGTTCCGTACAGCGGCATCGTGAAAGCACTCGGAGGGAAGGCTTCGTGGGATGCCAATACGAAGACGATCACGGCAAATCGGGATAGCGTGAATGTGAAGCTCACTGTCGGATCCACCACAGCATACATAAATGGCGTACGGACAGAGATGGATGCGGCACCGGTCTTCGTGAACGGCAAGACGTTCGTTCCCCTCCGTCTTATTTCCGAAGCCTTCGGCAATTGGGTGAGTTATAACAAGAACACCAGCACGGTACAGCTTAGCAGCACCCTGACAGTTAAGACGAGCACGGGCTCCTTTACGTTAAAAAAGAAACCGAGCCGCATTGTGACGCTATCTTCGTCAGACACGGAAATCATCTACGCTCTGGGAGGTAAAGTCGTTGGCCGTCCAACCGCCATCGGCAAGGTGATTCCGGCAGCAGCCTCTTCCGTGCCTGAGGTCGGCAGCTCGCATGGCGTCCTGTTCGAGAAGCTGGCAACACTGAAGCCCGATCTCGTCATTGCCAGCCCATCGCTGAAATCGCAGCAGGCGACGATCGAGCGGCTCGGTGCGCAGGTGATGTTCAACTCGCATAATTCATACGACGAAATCCAGAATTCCATCCGCCTGTATGGACGCGTTCTGGGTCAGGAGAGTAAAGCGGAGCAGCTGATCAAGGGAATGGACAATAAACTGAAATCCCTTAGCAAGCCGAAGGATAAGCCGAAGGCGCTGATCGTCTACGGATCGCCCGGAAGCTTTGTCGTCGCGCTGCCTACGAGCTATCCCGGCAATTTCCTGGAATTGGCGGGCGGCAAGAACATCGCGTCCTCATTCCCTAAGATGGATACGATGCCTCAATACGCAGAACTCAGCATGGAGCGGATTGTTGCAGCGAATCCCGATATTATTCTATTGATTACGCATGGCGATGCGGATGAGGTGAAAGCGAGCTTCAAGAAGCAGTTCGAGGGTAATGCCGCTTGGAAGAGCCTCGGTGCGGTCAAGAATGAGCAGTTCGAGGTGCTGCCGTCCGATTTATTCGCCGCCAACCCTGGATTGAGAGCGCCGCAAGCGATTGAAACCATGAATAAGCTGCTCCTTCAGGTGAAATAG
- a CDS encoding FecCD family ABC transporter permease has product MAIVALKPAAAQQERNPRMIRNMIVWIGSAALLLLAVLAGLMSGSIPIPAGEVWTALTQASDTEARQIVWNLRLPRVLTGMLAGTCLAIAGAFLQGVFRNPLADPGIIGVSAGGGLAAVVIMILFPEQIALLPIAAFTGALTAAVIVYALSWKGGASPMRLILAGVAVNSLLGAAMTALMILNSEKVQAVLPWMSGSLNGRSWPHFETLLPYTVIGVIASVFLIKQANLLVLGDDAAKVLGSKVEAGRLLIILLSTFLAGAAISIVGMVGFVGLVVPHIVRLLVGGDYRILLPISAIGGGMLVVAADTAARSWFDPIEFPVGILLALLGAPFFLYLLRRGINR; this is encoded by the coding sequence ATGGCTATCGTAGCGTTGAAGCCGGCGGCTGCTCAGCAGGAAAGAAATCCTCGAATGATCCGCAATATGATCGTCTGGATTGGCAGTGCGGCACTGCTTCTGCTCGCAGTGCTCGCAGGCTTGATGTCTGGCTCCATTCCGATCCCTGCGGGCGAAGTATGGACAGCTCTGACACAGGCATCCGACACGGAAGCCAGACAAATCGTATGGAACCTGCGGCTGCCCCGGGTATTAACCGGGATGCTCGCAGGTACATGCCTTGCGATTGCCGGCGCATTCCTGCAAGGGGTGTTCCGCAATCCGCTCGCGGATCCGGGCATTATCGGCGTCTCGGCCGGGGGAGGACTTGCGGCGGTTGTCATTATGATCTTGTTCCCTGAGCAGATCGCCTTGCTGCCAATCGCCGCATTCACAGGCGCATTGACCGCAGCTGTTATCGTCTATGCGCTCTCCTGGAAAGGGGGCGCGTCTCCCATGCGGCTTATATTGGCAGGCGTTGCGGTCAATTCTCTGCTTGGCGCGGCTATGACGGCTTTGATGATTCTGAACAGCGAGAAGGTGCAGGCGGTTCTGCCTTGGATGTCGGGGAGCCTGAACGGCCGAAGCTGGCCGCATTTTGAAACCTTGCTTCCTTACACTGTCATCGGTGTTATCGCGTCGGTATTCTTGATCAAGCAGGCCAATTTACTGGTGCTTGGAGACGACGCGGCAAAGGTGCTGGGCAGCAAGGTGGAGGCCGGGCGGCTGCTCATTATTCTACTCTCGACCTTCCTGGCGGGGGCTGCTATCAGCATTGTCGGCATGGTCGGCTTTGTTGGACTTGTCGTCCCTCACATCGTTCGGCTTCTGGTGGGCGGCGATTATCGGATTTTGCTCCCGATATCGGCTATTGGCGGCGGGATGCTCGTCGTTGCGGCAGATACGGCTGCGCGCAGCTGGTTTGACCCGATTGAGTTTCCGGTAGGCATTCTGCTGGCATTGCTCGGAGCACCGTTCTTTCTCTATTTACTCCGAAGGGGGATCAACAGATGA
- a CDS encoding ABC transporter ATP-binding protein, which translates to MSVALQAFDLKYGYRAEPVVDGFDLTVAAGEWLGIVGPNGSGKSTVLRMLARLVAPHRGAVMMDGQNLAGMNTKDIAKRMTMLAQTQESSLDITVRELVRRGRNPHLKWYEECRGQHEEVVNWALRVTGMELLQHRSLLELSGGERQRAWLAMCMAQSPKTLLLDEPTTYLDIAHQLELMELIRRLNREQGITVIMVLHDLNQAARYCDRIVAVKEGAVVREGKPSEVFQIEFFREVFGIEAKVHDDDGVPVYLPCGVVKQPSRVGNVS; encoded by the coding sequence ATGAGCGTGGCGTTGCAAGCATTCGACCTTAAATACGGATACCGGGCAGAGCCTGTCGTCGATGGATTCGATCTGACGGTCGCAGCCGGCGAATGGCTCGGCATTGTCGGTCCGAACGGTTCCGGCAAGTCCACGGTGCTCCGCATGCTGGCCAGACTGGTTGCCCCGCATAGGGGGGCCGTAATGATGGACGGTCAGAATCTGGCCGGAATGAACACCAAGGATATCGCGAAGCGGATGACGATGCTGGCCCAGACGCAAGAGTCTTCACTGGATATTACCGTCCGCGAACTTGTCCGCAGAGGACGCAATCCGCATTTGAAGTGGTATGAAGAATGCAGAGGCCAGCATGAAGAAGTAGTGAATTGGGCGCTGCGCGTAACCGGTATGGAGCTGCTCCAGCATCGCTCTCTCCTGGAGCTGTCCGGCGGCGAGCGGCAGCGGGCCTGGCTTGCGATGTGTATGGCCCAGAGCCCCAAGACGCTGCTGCTTGATGAACCGACCACCTATCTCGATATCGCCCACCAGCTGGAGCTGATGGAATTGATTCGGCGGTTGAACCGTGAGCAGGGGATCACCGTCATCATGGTGCTGCATGATCTGAATCAGGCAGCCCGCTATTGCGACCGGATCGTTGCCGTTAAAGAAGGTGCGGTCGTGAGGGAAGGAAAGCCGTCCGAGGTGTTTCAGATCGAATTTTTCCGCGAGGTGTTCGGTATTGAAGCAAAGGTTCATGACGATGATGGCGTGCCGGTCTATCTGCCATGCGGGGTCGTGAAACAGCCGTCCCGGGTCGGAAACGTCTCATAA
- a CDS encoding antibiotic biosynthesis monooxygenase, translated as MERFRTPKSVHTFPGFIRMDVLHAKNALGNEEIRVCTTWENEEAFHGWSSSDSFRHAHARRAEAEAARAGNQESSTQTSAAGSGNPGAVHGNHHQSNPAGHSGHPSHAAQGESSAHGPILGNKVTIYAVVASHLPAAPSVPAVEVG; from the coding sequence ATGGAGCGGTTTCGGACACCTAAGAGCGTGCATACATTCCCCGGATTTATTCGGATGGATGTCCTGCATGCCAAGAATGCTTTAGGGAATGAAGAAATTCGTGTATGTACGACATGGGAGAACGAGGAAGCCTTCCACGGCTGGTCAAGCAGCGATTCCTTCCGCCATGCTCATGCCAGGCGCGCTGAGGCTGAAGCCGCACGGGCAGGAAACCAGGAGAGTTCCACCCAGACTTCGGCAGCAGGCAGCGGGAACCCAGGTGCGGTGCATGGCAATCATCACCAAAGCAATCCTGCCGGTCACAGCGGTCATCCATCCCATGCTGCGCAGGGCGAGTCATCCGCACACGGCCCGATCCTCGGCAATAAAGTGACGATTTACGCCGTAGTGGCGTCGCACTTGCCGGCTGCACCTTCTGTACCGGCTGTGGAAGTCGGTTAA
- a CDS encoding carboxymuconolactone decarboxylase family protein, whose protein sequence is MRFNYREANPQVFQAMLRLEQFASQIEIDPALKELIKIRVSQLNSCAFCINMHTKDARKRGETEQRLYLLNAWRETSLYTPEEKAALSLAEAVTRIGDGGVTDELYRSVSEYYNDRQIADLIFIINTINSWNRLGISSGMEPGDFE, encoded by the coding sequence ATGAGATTCAATTATCGCGAAGCCAATCCGCAAGTCTTCCAGGCCATGCTACGATTGGAGCAGTTCGCAAGCCAAATCGAAATCGATCCCGCGTTGAAGGAATTAATCAAAATCCGCGTCTCGCAGCTCAATAGCTGCGCCTTCTGCATCAATATGCATACGAAAGATGCGCGCAAACGAGGCGAAACCGAACAGCGGCTTTACCTGTTGAACGCGTGGCGGGAGACTTCCCTCTACACGCCTGAAGAAAAAGCGGCATTATCGCTTGCCGAAGCTGTCACCCGCATCGGAGACGGCGGAGTTACCGACGAGCTGTATCGGTCCGTTAGCGAGTACTATAATGATAGACAGATCGCAGACCTTATCTTTATTATCAATACGATAAACAGCTGGAACCGGTTAGGAATCAGCAGCGGTATGGAGCCGGGCGATTTCGAATAA